The following is a genomic window from Thiomicrorhabdus sp..
AACTTAACAATGGCCTTGATGTTTAACGTGGAGTGCTTCTTAGCAGAAAAATTTCGCGCGAAAAGCCGTTGAGCAGTCTTGTCGCTTGAGTGACCCTTCGCAGAGATTTATTCTAAAGCTTCTATTAATTGTGCGATTTCTGCAACCCTGGCATGGCGCCACTCACCCGGCGCTAATTCGCCAAGCGGGAAATGCATAATTTCAACCCGCAACAAACGTATCACCCGATTGCCTACACTCTTCACCATGCGACGAATCTGGCGGTTTAACCCCTGAGTTAAAACAATCTCAAAGACCTTTTCATCGAGACGATAAATCCGGCACGGCAGTGTCTTCTGTCCCAGCATTTTCACCCCTGCCGCCATCTGTTCCAGCGACTCATCGGAAATCGGCTTCTCTACCCAAACCCGATAACGCTTCGGGTGCGCAAATGACGGCTGCAAAATCCGGTTCACCCACTCGCCCTGATTGGTTAGCAACAGCAACCCTTCGGAATCTTTATCCAGGCGACCAACCACCATTAACTTATCGTCAAACGGCAACTGACTAGGCAAATTCCCTTCGATTGATACATCATGGGTACAAACCACGCCTTTCGGCTTGTAATAAAGTGCAAGCTTCCTGTCAGGCTCTCCGGTGACCAATTTCCCACAAACCGAAATTTCATCTGAACCGCTCACCTTTAGACCAACCTCAGCGGTTCTGCCATTCACCATGACGTCACCGGCAAGAATCAATCGATCCGCCTGACGTTTGGAACACACTCCGCTCCGACTCAGAAATTTATTAATTCGCATGTCAATCAACTCACGCCTGGTACGGGGTTAATTGCGTAAAGAGGCGATGATTCGTTTGGGTTTTAGTAGAGAATCCAACACGTCTTCAATTGAGCTGAAGGACAGATCACTGGCAATCAGTGTTTTCGTCGCACAACCTTCTTCCTGAATGAGAGCAACCCCTAAAGCTGCATCTTCAAGCATCAGTGCGTCATTGAGGCCATTGCCTATCGCCACACAACCTTCTGCCCCCAACTGATCGACATACGCCTTTTTCTGCCGATCCTGATCCCGTTGGCCAATAACAGTAATTTGAATAAAATTGCCAGAACAGGCTGCATGCACCGAACCGTGAGTATCAGCGGTAATGACATGAACTTGCAATTGTTCGGAAAGCTCCTGCAATTTAGACAGAACATTTGGTTTAACCGTTCCATCACAGGCGATCGTGCCGTTGTAATCCAGCACCAGATGCTGCAATTGCAGAGTTTGGTTGCCGGGTATCTCAATCTGTAACATGTTGCTCCCTGTTTCACTCTTGTTAAAGCCGCTTTATTATCAAACAAATCCATCCCGAATATAGGATTATCCAAATAAAAAAGCCTGCATAAGCAGGCTAAAGGCATGATTAACCGGATTGAACTCATTGCACGCAGGTCATTTTCCTGCAGAAAAATCTGCTGTTACCAATCACTCGGCGCAACACTGTCCTCTAACAGGTGTTCCTTGATCAAGGTGACGACAAATTTCGGGGTAAATTCATCATTCGAGATATCTTCGATCCACTCGGGATTGCCAAAACCGCCGTACGCATCCGGTTCGAAATAAGCATAACCAACCTTATATTCATCCCCGTAACGCGCGAACATCAAGACAAATTTTTTGGAATTCACCTTGTTTTTCAACTCACAAGTACCGTTATCACTGCTTTTGAAAACGATCTCGGCACTCTCTTCGTCTTTGGCATATTCGGCCATTGCCGACTGAACCGTCGTGTATAAATCCTGATAACTTTGAATCACCAGACTCTCCTGCAGAACCTTTTCCTGTCAACAATAATTAAATGAATCCAGAAAAGATTTTAGCAAGATCAACCATAGCGACTTATCGATATTGCATATATGTATTACAGACGGTCATCTATAAATGCCGCTCACTATCGCCGTAAAACACCGCTTTCCCTCCCTTATTCGCTGAAGAACCCATCGTCAACCAAGCCGAATCGGAAACGCAATTCTCGGAACCCCCGAAAAAATTCTGCTTTTTTACCAAAGCAGACAGGTAATCCGATATCTGAGAACAGAAAGCCGTACAATAACCCCCAATTTACGAGTAAGTTGCACGTCAGTTAGCATCAGAATAACTTTGCAATCCGCTCATCCCAACCAGGCGCGAGAAATCATCGCACCACTTTATGATTGAGACCGAATGAAATTTACCGAACTTGGCTTAAACGCTCATATTACCCAAGCCATCAGCGACGCTGGCTACACCACTCCTACCCCGATTCAGCAACAAGCCATCCCGGCCATTCTCGAAGGCCATGACCTTATGGCTGCCGCACAAACCGGCACCGGGAAAACCGCCGCCTTTACCCTGCCAATGCTGGAAAAACTCGCCAAAGGCCGCCAAGCCAAATCCAATCAGGCTCGCGCGCTGATCCTGACGCCAACCCGGGAACTGGCTTTGCAAGTCAGTGAAAGTGTTGAAACTTACGGCAAGCAACTTTTCTTAAGTTCGACCGTGGTTTTTGGCGGGGTGAAAATCAATCCGCAAATGCAGCGGCTACGCAAAGGGGTCGATATCCTTGTTGCCACACCCGGTCGACTACTCGACCTCTATCAGCAAAATGCGGTGCGTTTTGACAATCTGGAAGTGCTGGTACTGGACGAAGCCGACCGTATGCTGGATATGGGTTTTATCCACGACATTAAAAAAATTCTCACACTACTGCCTAAACAGCGCCAGAATCTGCTGTTCTCAGCCACCTTTTCCAAAGAGATTCGCGCACTGGCGAAAGGCATCGTTCATCATCCGGTAGAGATTTCCGTCACGCCCGAAAACTCCACCGCAGACACTGTTAAACAGAAAATATACCCGGTCGATAAAGCGAAAAAGACCCAGCTGCTCATCAAGCTCATTCAAGATCACGCCTGGTATCAGGTACTGGTGTTTACTCGTACCAAACACGGCGCCAACCGGCTTGCGACTCAATTAGAGAAAAATAGGATTAAAGCAGCGGCAATTCACGGTAATAAAAGCCAAAACGCGCGTATTCGTGCCCTGAATGAATTCAAAGACAACCAACTTCAAGTGCTGGTCGCAACCGACATCGCTGCTCGTGGAATTGACATCGATCTGCTACCGCACGTCGTTAATTTCGACCTGCCGCATGTCTCTGAAGACTACGTTCACCGCATCGGCAGAACCGGGCGCGCCGGAGCAAACGGCGAGGCCATTTCGCTGGTTTGCGCCGAAGAACACAAAGAACTCGTCGGCATTGAAAACCTGATTAATCAAATCCTGCCACGCGAAATTGTCGAAGGCTTTGAACCAAGCAAGCCACTTGGCGAATCCAAGCTCGGGCTGAAAAAGAAAAAACCGAAGAAGCCTAAAAAACCTAAAGAATCGAAAGTCTGGCAAGAAAAAACGCCGGAAGAAACCGGCAATAACCGCCAAACGGAAGAACCGGTCAAACAATCGATCGAGGGTAAAAGACCTCCTCGCCGTCGCCCGAAACCGCAAGGTCAAAATCCACAAGGACAAAAACCGCAAAACCGAAAACCTCAAGGAACAAGATCAAACGGCGAGAGTCCGTACAAAGGTCGCCGCAAACCAAAAACTACGACCGACAAATAAAACCATAAAAAACTGTATAGTACGAGGTAAATGCTCAGTACTTTAGATTGACGTCTCATAAGCAATAGACCCGAAAGATCTGATTTATCGGCTACAAATCCAAAAAAAGAAGTCTGGTTGCTGCTTATGGTTGGCGATGTACAAGACCGCCTGCAAAAACATAGTGTCCTCAAACGACTCAATCAACGAATCCTGTTTGATTGGGCAGAAGCACTTAAACAGGCAAACGACAGTCCAGTCAGTCAATCGATAAAACGCCGAGCAATTAGAGCTGAAAAGCCTCCTGCGCGAAAGCGTAGGAATCAGACAGTGAACAGGAACTCCGGCTAACGTCATACAATTCTAAGCTGGCCATAACTTCTCACAAATCAAACTGATCAGAAATCTCTCGTCTTTTTGATTACTATACACAGCATGGCGCCTTGAGCGCCTATCAAAATTTTCCAACCTGAGGTTGCTATGTCATTTGCCAAACTCGGATTATCCGATCCCATTCTTAAAGCGCTGTCCGATTCCGGCTATCAAACACCGACTGAAATTCAGAAAAAAGCGATTCCGCTGATTTTAAAAGGCGAAGATATTATCGCCTCGGCACAGACAGGAACCGGAAAAACCGCCAGTTTTGTTCTGCCAATTTTACAAAAGCTCAATAACGGCGAAACCGTACGCGGTCGTTCGATTCGCGCACTTATTCTCGTGCCGACGCGCGAATTGGCGATTCAGGTTGAAAAAAGTATTCTGAACTACGGCAAACACCTCAAGCTGAGTTCGCTTGCCATCTACGGCGGTACGGATATTGAGGAAAACAAACAGCGTTTGGCAAAAGGCATTGATATGCTGGTCGCCACGCCCGGCCGCCTGCTCGACATGGCCTATCAACGCGCCCTGTTTTTTAATGATCTGGAATTTCTGGTGCTGGATGAAGCCGACCGAATGCTCGATATGGGCTTTATCGACGACCTGAACAAAATTATTGACCGCCTGCCAGCCAACCGTCAGAGTATGCTGTTTTCGGCAACCTTAAATGACAAAATTCGCTATCTGGCGGATACCGTCTATGACGACGCCGTTGAGATTAAGATCACGCCAAAAGGCAAAACCGCCAAGATTGAGCAATGGATGATTGCCGTCGATAAAGACACCAAATCCGCCCTGCTCAGCCATTTAATCAAAGAAAGTCAATGGGATCAGGCACTTATTTTTGTCGAGAAGAAACACTCCGCAGCCAAACTGGTCGAACAACTTGGCAAACGCGGCATTCTTGCCGACTCGATTCACGCCGGCCGTAGTCAGGCACAGCGCGAACGAGTCTGGAATGAATTCAAAACCGGTAAACTGCAATTCCTTGTCGCGACTGGTGTTGCCGCACGCGGGCTGGATATGCAAAACCTGAGTCGAGTCATCAACTACGACCTGCCATATCCTGCCGAAGAATATATTCATCGCATCGGCCGAACTGGTCGTGCAGGGAACTCAGGCGAAGCCATTTCGCTGGTCTCCAAGGATGACTTTAAAAACCTCTGCATGATCGAAAGCCTACTTAATCAACTACTAGAACGCCGTGAAGTTGCGGAATTCCCTGTCCGCAAACCAGTTCCAGTTTCGATTCTCAACTACCACCGCAAATAACAAAAAACCGCCAAACGGCGGTTTTTAAATCTAGCTACTTTTAGTCTAAAAACAATAGAGCCTAGTCCCATTGCTGGCTCTTTTTGATCAAAAATTACATTATTTCTGGCTTTTTAGCTAATTTCCTCGTATGCTTCATGGGCTTGAAAAATTCTATAAGATTTACATTCTACATTTCGCTGTATTATTTCCGTAACACCTCGTCCTGCAGTATCTAAGATCCACCAGTATTTATCTCTAGCACGTCACGCCTATTGCAGGCAGCATTATTTATTACAAAATTTAGGATGTTATTATGTCTAATACAGTTACTGGAACCGTTAAATGGTTCAATGAAACCAAAGGTTTCGGATTTATTGAACAGAAGTCTGGCCCTGATGTTTTCGCTCACTTCAGTGCGATTGTCAGCTCTGGTTTCAAAACCCTGGCTGAAGGCCAAACGGTAGAATTTGTTGTTAAGCCGGGGCCAAAAGGCCCACAAGCTGAAAACATTACTGTCATCTAAGGTTTTTCCGGCTCGGTGCAAACGATACTTTGAGCTTAAAAAATCAAATAAAAAGCCGAGTCCGCAACGACTCGGCTTTTTAGTTTCTGTCACCCATAAAAATCTACACTGCTTTTAAGCCCATTCCCTAGAATAGCTTTTAGATCGCAACCTCAATAAAAATAAAACCATTTGATGCACCAAGTCTGAACACGAAATTATCCAACGAGGATAAAGATTTCTTCGCCAGATTCAAAATCCAGGATGATCTGGTTTGATGATTGAAATTCAATAGCTATGTGCCTACAAGGTGGGAACAATAGAGAATAGCATCCCCTGCCTGTACCATTTCTTCGTAAAATATAAGCTGTTGTAACCAGCATAAATAACGATAAAGCACGCTAAAATAAACAGGCAAAACGCTGTGATCGGCGTCCAACCCGAGCATTTATCTTTCAGGAGTTGATTATGAAATCTATCCAAAGCATTAAAACCTTGTTCTTAGCATCCCTAACCGTATTGTGGTCTGCGAGCGCTATCGCTAATCCAGCAAGTTCAAAAATCATGGTCAGCGATGTCGGTTTTGCAACGCCGGAATCGGTCGAATATTATGCCGATCAGGATGTTTATCTGGTCACGAATATCAACGGCAGTCCATTCGACGCGGACGACAACGGTTTTATCTCCAAACTGAGTCCTGACGGTAAAGTCATTGACCTGAAATGGATTGATGGCGCCAATGACAAGATTAAATTACACGCTCCTAAAGGCATGACCATTATCGGCAATAAACTCTATGTGGCCGACATCACGCAAATACAGGTATTTGAACTGCCGAGTGGCAAGCAGCTTTCTTCCATTGACGTCAAAGGCAGCAGCTTTTTAAACGGCATTACCGCAGGTGAAGGCGATACGGTCTATGTCACCGATACCGGCATGAAACCGGGATTTGAAGCTTCCGGTACAGATGCCATCTATAAAGTATCGGCTAATGGCAAAGTGGAAACCATCCTTAAAGATCCCAATATGGGCCGACCAAACGGCATTCTGTATGACAATGGCGATATTTACGTGGTCTTTTTCACCAGTGCGAAAATGATCAAAATGAATGACAAAGGCGAGATCACCGAAATGCCTGAACCTTACGGCGCTAGGTTAGATGGCCTGGTCAAATTGAAAGATGGCAGTCTCGCGATGTCGAGCTGGGAAAGCTCGTCGATCGATGTGTATAGAAACGGCGAATACGAAACCATTGCCGAGTTCCTCAACTCCCCTGCCGACATGGACGTAGACACCAAACGCAACCGTTTACTGATTCCGCTCTTTAATGAGAATAAAGTCTTGATTTTACCGTTGGATAAGTGAAGAAATTTAAGACTGCAAGTAAACTCTAAATACAAAAAAGCCTGCAATTGCAGGCTAATAAAAGCTATTCACAAAAAAAGTTCTACCTCTAATTATTTCTAATCGCTTTTCTCTTTTCTTAACGGGTCAAGAAGCTGTTTTAAACCGTTGTGATCCAGCTCATGCATCAGAGCCAACAACTGCCCTAAATTACCCGCGGGAAAGCCTTTACTTGCAAACCAATTAAGGTAGTTTCCCGGCAAATCAGCAATAATTCGCCCCTTGTATTTACCATAAGGCATGGTAACTTCAACAAGCTTTTTTAAGTTCTCTGGATTCATAAATTAAAAAGACAAGTACTCGATTACAAAATATTAGACAAAGGAAATAAAAGACCAAATCCGTTTAAAAACACAAACCGATATTCTACAACCAACTAAAAACCAGGTGCGACCAAATCAAAAACGATTAAAAATACAGAAAACAAAAAAGCCAGCTAAAAGCAGGCTAAGAAAAATAAGAACTAAAAATGTTATTTAATTTTACTCTGGCCCCAATTATTCGATATGCAAAACCTGAGCCATGTCATCAACTACGACCTGCCATATCCTGACGAAGAAAATATTCACCACACCGGCCGAACAGGTCGTGCCGAAAACTTCGGCGAAGCCATCTCGCAGGCCTCCAAGGACAACTTTAAAAACCTTTGTATGATCGAAAGCCTACTTAACCAACTACTAGAATGCCGTGAAGTTGCAGAATTCCCCGTTCGCAAACCTGTTCCAATTTCGATTCTCAACTATCACCGCAAATAGTAAAAAACCGCCAACCGGCGGTTTTTAAATCTAGCTGAATTTAGTCTAAAAGCAATCGAGTCTGACCCCCATCGATTTCAACAACTTAAAAAATTAATTCCACTCTAACACCGCGACTATTCTTAACTTTATGGCATTGGGTAACGTCCCATTTTTACCTTCTTTGCTTTTACCAAGAACCAAAATAAACATTATTGACAATACTTATCATTTGCATTAATGTTTTATAAAAATATCAAGTAAAAGTAATTATCAAGTAATCAATTAGGAATAAATAATGGTAAAAACCCTCATCCTCCTATCAACGATAACATTTACAACACTCATAAATAAGCGATTTATATTTATAAGTCATTTTTCAGAGCAAAGCTCAAAATATTGTTCTAACCTTTCATTCTCTTTTGGAAATAAAGTCTCACAGATACTTATTAAATTTTTATTTTTATCTTTGATGGCAGCTTTATCGAGTAACAGTGTTCAAGCAAGTGAAAAGATATGTTCACATCAAGGATTGGATGCTTATCCATTTTTTTAATAGAAGTCAATTCATACGATGCTGTGGAGGAAAGGGATGAGGGCGGTATAGAAATTGACGATGATAAGCTAACTCCAGAGTGTATAAGACAAATTCTGGAAAGTGATCCATACGAGGACTTATACGAATGTCCTACACAACTTGATCAAGTTGAAGTTAATGACAGCCCTGAAGATACATGGAAAGATTATTCCCCAGATGAAGACTCAGATTCTTCTAATTCTGGAGGAGAAAGTTCAGGGCCAAATAACAATACAGAAAATGATTGTCAGGAAATTATGACTAATGCCGTAAATGAGAGGGAGTCTTGTTTAAAAGAAGCGAACAACACCTGGGTTGCTGGAATGGCAATTTGTGTCTCAACATTACCCCTTGGAGGAGCATCTTTTATTATATGCGAAGCTGGAGTATATGCTTTGGTAGAGAATTCTAAAATTGAATGTGAAGCCGATTATGCAAGAGCTGACGCTCAATGCAACTAATCAAAATTGGAAATTATTATGAAAGATAAATTAATACTTAATGCTGTTGGTCTAAGATGGTTTTTCATTGGATTAGTTTCAATGTTTTCATCTGTTTTAATTCCTAGGTTGTACCATGGTTCAGTTCATTTTGACTTCTCATCAATGCAGATTGTCACTTTTCTTATTATTTCATATGTTTTTGCTTGTAGAATGCAAAATCATATAAAAGAGAAGATAAAATTAGGTTCGATACTAATATCCTTTATCTTAATATCCGTAATTTGGTTGATCGTTTATTTCCTTTTAGAAATTAGCACGAATAAATTTAATGTTGCGAATGAGTCGACAACTACGCAATTTAAAGAATCACTGATTGATAACAAAAAAGCGTGACTTTTCCCCAAATTTAAAACCATGACATTGATGAGATTTCCAATTACATTATCGGAATGGAGATCTTCAAATGACTAGGTGCCCCTAAAGAAATAATGAGGGTCAGAGTAAAATTAAATTTTCAAGCTGTTGAAACTTAAGGTAAATTATAAATCATTTTACTCTAACCCTATTTATTTCCCTGACTGTAGTTATTCTAGTTATTTGAGGAATTGGAAAGTTACCCCGCTCCATCTCTTTTAATAGAAGTCAGTTCACGTGATGCTGTGGAGGAAAGGAATGATGGCGGTATAGAAATTGACGATGTTAAGCGAACTCCAGAGTGTATAAGAGACATTCTGGAAAGTGATTCATTCGAAGATTTTTACGAATGCCCTACCCAACTTGATAAAGTTGAAGTTAATGACAGCCCTGAAGATACATGGAAAGATTATTCCCCAAATGAAGGCTCAGATTCTTCTAATGCTGGGGGAGAAAGTTCAGGGCCAGATAACAATACAGAGGATGATTGTCAGGTAATTATGACTAATACCGCAAATGCAAGGAAACGCTGCATACAAAAATTTAACATTTTATTGACTACAGGAACGATAACTTGCGCTTACGCACCACCCCATTGCAAGTGTTGGTTTCATTGCGTGTGAAGCAACAATGTATTCACTTGCAGATAATGGTAAAGCTGAATGTGAAGCCGATTATGCAAGAGCTGACGCTCAGTGCCGCTAATTAAAATTGGAAATTATTATGAAAGAAAAATTAATACTTAATGCTAGAGGTATAAAGTGGTTTTTATTTTGTTTGACTATCTTATGCTTTACGGGATTTGCCTCTAAGACTTATCACCATTTAAATTATGAATTTTTATCATCGGATACTTTATTTTTTCTGGTTGTTTCACTTTTTTTTGGTTATAGAATGCAAAGTTATAAAAGAGAGAAGATCAGATTAGATTTGATGCTAAAGTCGTTTATTCCAATATTAGTAATCTTATTGATTTTTTATTTCCTTTTTGAAATTAATACTAATACGTCTAATGAAACACTAATTGATAATTAAGGTCAGAGTAAAATTAAATCAAACCAACCGAAAATTAAGCCCCAAAGCACTCACAACTTTATAAACCGTCTCAAAACGAGGGTGTTTTCCAGTACCAAAAGACTTGTATAAACTATGATAACCAAGGCCTGTCTTTTCTGATATTTCTTTCATTCCTTTAGAACGACTAACCACACCCAATGCATCAATAAAGAATTCTGCATCATTCTCATCTAGTGCAGCTTGTAAATATTCTTTAACATCTTCTGCTGTTTCCAAGTAGTCAGATGCATTAAATTCACTCGTTTTCATTTTATCCAACCTTTTACTTTTTCAATGTCCTTTGATTGAGTTGCTTTATTACCGGTTAAATAGAGCAAAACAAAATCATTACCTTGCTGTTGATAATAAACACGCCAACCTTTACCAACATCAATTCGTAATTCATATAGGTTACCTTCAATGTTTTTGAAGTCGCCACGATTACCAAGCTCAAGTCTTCTTAACCTTGTTAAAATTCTGGCCCTAGCATGTTTATCTTTAATTTGGTTTAAGCTTTCATCAAACGGACAAAAACCATCTAACCAAAACTTCTGTATTTTCATTTTTATTTTATCTAATTGGATAATAAAAAGTAAAGTGCATAAAAAAACCCACGTTTTAGGCGTGGGTTTTATTTTAAGCAAAAATGGTTATTAAACACTATTTTTTCTTTTTAGGTGGCATTAGATCTGTTATCGTTCCTTCCGCCATCTCAGCTGCGAAGCAGATTGTCTCTGACAGGGTTGGGTGTGGGTG
Proteins encoded in this region:
- a CDS encoding pseudouridine synthase; this encodes MRINKFLSRSGVCSKRQADRLILAGDVMVNGRTAEVGLKVSGSDEISVCGKLVTGEPDRKLALYYKPKGVVCTHDVSIEGNLPSQLPFDDKLMVVGRLDKDSEGLLLLTNQGEWVNRILQPSFAHPKRYRVWVEKPISDESLEQMAAGVKMLGQKTLPCRIYRLDEKVFEIVLTQGLNRQIRRMVKSVGNRVIRLLRVEIMHFPLGELAPGEWRHARVAEIAQLIEALE
- a CDS encoding HAD family hydrolase codes for the protein MLQIEIPGNQTLQLQHLVLDYNGTIACDGTVKPNVLSKLQELSEQLQVHVITADTHGSVHAACSGNFIQITVIGQRDQDRQKKAYVDQLGAEGCVAIGNGLNDALMLEDAALGVALIQEEGCATKTLIASDLSFSSIEDVLDSLLKPKRIIASLRN
- a CDS encoding DEAD/DEAH box helicase, encoding MKFTELGLNAHITQAISDAGYTTPTPIQQQAIPAILEGHDLMAAAQTGTGKTAAFTLPMLEKLAKGRQAKSNQARALILTPTRELALQVSESVETYGKQLFLSSTVVFGGVKINPQMQRLRKGVDILVATPGRLLDLYQQNAVRFDNLEVLVLDEADRMLDMGFIHDIKKILTLLPKQRQNLLFSATFSKEIRALAKGIVHHPVEISVTPENSTADTVKQKIYPVDKAKKTQLLIKLIQDHAWYQVLVFTRTKHGANRLATQLEKNRIKAAAIHGNKSQNARIRALNEFKDNQLQVLVATDIAARGIDIDLLPHVVNFDLPHVSEDYVHRIGRTGRAGANGEAISLVCAEEHKELVGIENLINQILPREIVEGFEPSKPLGESKLGLKKKKPKKPKKPKESKVWQEKTPEETGNNRQTEEPVKQSIEGKRPPRRRPKPQGQNPQGQKPQNRKPQGTRSNGESPYKGRRKPKTTTDK
- a CDS encoding DEAD/DEAH box helicase, whose amino-acid sequence is MSFAKLGLSDPILKALSDSGYQTPTEIQKKAIPLILKGEDIIASAQTGTGKTASFVLPILQKLNNGETVRGRSIRALILVPTRELAIQVEKSILNYGKHLKLSSLAIYGGTDIEENKQRLAKGIDMLVATPGRLLDMAYQRALFFNDLEFLVLDEADRMLDMGFIDDLNKIIDRLPANRQSMLFSATLNDKIRYLADTVYDDAVEIKITPKGKTAKIEQWMIAVDKDTKSALLSHLIKESQWDQALIFVEKKHSAAKLVEQLGKRGILADSIHAGRSQAQRERVWNEFKTGKLQFLVATGVAARGLDMQNLSRVINYDLPYPAEEYIHRIGRTGRAGNSGEAISLVSKDDFKNLCMIESLLNQLLERREVAEFPVRKPVPVSILNYHRK
- a CDS encoding cold-shock protein — its product is MSNTVTGTVKWFNETKGFGFIEQKSGPDVFAHFSAIVSSGFKTLAEGQTVEFVVKPGPKGPQAENITVI
- a CDS encoding DUF3820 family protein; the encoded protein is MNPENLKKLVEVTMPYGKYKGRIIADLPGNYLNWFASKGFPAGNLGQLLALMHELDHNGLKQLLDPLRKEKSD
- a CDS encoding addiction module antidote protein, whose amino-acid sequence is MKTSEFNASDYLETAEDVKEYLQAALDENDAEFFIDALGVVSRSKGMKEISEKTGLGYHSLYKSFGTGKHPRFETVYKVVSALGLNFRLV
- a CDS encoding type II toxin-antitoxin system RelE/ParE family toxin, which produces MKIQKFWLDGFCPFDESLNQIKDKHARARILTRLRRLELGNRGDFKNIEGNLYELRIDVGKGWRVYYQQQGNDFVLLYLTGNKATQSKDIEKVKGWIK